ttccatatgcaatccctcatgtctcattaattaacttttatcgtgcttgctttcacatagatcattgaaatcccacaataaataagccttcacatgaattccatttgcattgttgtcttatgcttgaactagattgtttatacaacaatacatcatttttggctttatacaatttcatcaagtatctgtgagataatcaatttcctgTCGAACACTTAGTAAacatgttagacctttaatcgtgttgtcattcaatcatccaaaactcactaaagggctagatgcactttcagccgCACTACTAGATAAAACAAATCTATTATGTTCACGTGCCACATCCATGTTAGGTTTATTGTtcggtttaattacctaaggcatgttaggtttagtccaaGAAACTATGTACACTTGTTTCATACATGTTTCTCACATGCCATGTAATGTGCgtgttgttcgcttcaattacctaaggcatgttaggtttagtacAGGACATATGTgccctagtttggtacatgttctgaCATGCCATGCTCTATGTTATGCGTGTTCAATTGTGAAATCCAGTACTTCCTTGTGTTTTATGTGCACTTTGAGAGCTAGTTTTATTACCTCAACAACATTAAACCTAATACACTGACCACAAGCAAAAAAAGCGACAATACTATGAAATCGACAAGCCGACGGTGTGTATTCCCTATATATGGATGGTAGGAGCGCTTCAACTGCGGAGCCCTGAATGCGTCAGTGAGGTTCTCTCTATGAGAGAAAGAGAGGTTGCTAATCTTGGATCAGTCGGCGTGTTGGTATTATTGATAAGGCTTGGATTAGCAAATTAGCACTGCTTGAGTTTTGGTATTCAAAATAGCaaaatacataaattatctatctAAAGTACGTATGAATAACAAGacgacaaactaaataacacaGAACATGCCCTAGGTACATGATTAACCTAAAGTACATTACATTAAACACATGCATACTACATAGACCACATTGTCTATGATTAAACCATACAACTAGCcaactactgagtgcaacgaggccactttccctttttCTAGGCATCAAGATTCTCCTCCATCGttgccttcgctcggcgcacgcgctcaagcttcttctccccctcctccctgtacgcagcaacacgtctcctttcctcctcttccttgtgctccttttctgcTGCCTCCTCTCCGCGTCTCTTCTCTAATATCTCCGGACGCTctgcatcccactccttcaggccttgTAGAAGCCGCTTGTCAtcctccttgatctcagtgtcaatacactgctcaaaatcacagagcagtGGAGGGGTCTGCAGCACGAGCAATTGTTACAAAACCAATAAATATGCAAGACTtcatatgacacaaaataattaaTAAACAATAACAAATTCTCACAATAAATGTACTGCGGCACTGACGCTGTGTAGGCTCCCatgcaaaattggaacacatccaatacctctgcttATATGTTGCCACATCTTCAGAAATGTCTatcttgcaaggatcaccacagaAGCACATGTGTATTGGCACACCGCTAGGGAGCGGCTTTGGGACGTAGGGACTCTCGGTCATCCATCCGTAACTACATCCAATACCTCCGGTTTAACAAATTTCGTTCTAATATAACAAAACATATAACAATAAACCCTAAAACCCAGGGTTTAACATGTAATGAAAAAGATCGACGCATACCTTTGTTTTCTAGCTTTTCCACGCCtaggcatcctacggttgtataatacatacgAATTTTAAAAAGTGCATGAAGCAATAACAAGTGAAGATTCATAGGTTAAGAATACGAATTGACTTTAGCAAATTGGTTCGAAATAAATAAGGAAGGGTGAGAGGATACCTGGCTCTCGAAGATCGACGGATCAAATCCAACTTTCTacggtccaatatgtcgattcaaGAGGTTGGGAGAAGTGGAGAAAGGGAAAACccgagaggaaggaggaagaaaatGAGGATAGCTCGGGGAGGAAGAGTGGTGGTGTTTTAAGAATAGAGtcttggcgccaagatctatggcgtaaGGCTTGGCGCCAATGAGCCTGGCGCCAAGCGCCCTGCCACGTCAGCACATGACTCCAGTGGCTTGGCGCCAATGATCCTGGCGCCATGCCGTTATATCTTGGCGCCGACGACGATGGCGCCAAAAACAGGGTCTATTTTTTGAAATCTTTCTGCCAGAGACATATTTGAGAAAATCTttcgaaaaaagaaaaaaaacaaaaaagacgGGCAAGAAAATACTCTAGCGTGCATGCGTGTCATGTTAGATTGGGCAACTATGGGGGGTACGCCGGCGTGCAAGCATAGCATGACGGGTTGGCCGACGTCAGAGGTGCCAGACCGATGGTAAAAAAATATCATCGGAAAAACAAGATCCAATCTATTACGGAAACTAGCAATAAACAAACCAATCTACTTGAGTTCTAAAAAGTAGTATCCGAACAGGAAAACCTCATCAAGATTGAATCTGCTACACAGGAAAAAAAATCTAGAGCTCGTCTAGATAGCTAGCagaactaatctacatcttctagATGTCATAATCTAGTTGCTAGAAAAAAAATCTACTAATTTACCATAGTAGTGTTCACGTACATGGTGATGACTGCCATCAGGGCAGCGGCAAAGGTGAACTACGCGTGGTAAACTGTAAAGTTCAATCTAGAACAAGTAAACTAGCCAGGGGAAAACGATCTAGATTGAAAAGTAAAACTGATCTGCGAGCAGATAGATCCAACCGGGATCAAGAACAGCATACCGTCGTTGATGAGTAGCGGTAGAGCGTACTGATGACGTGTTAAGTAACGGCGGTGTTGTGGATCCCTGATTCGGTTCCCTTCCCTCCCCGCAGCAGATAAGACGTGAGGAAGTTGTAAATGATCTCCCGTATCCCTTCCCAACAGCACATCAAATGAACACACAGGAGAGCAAATATCGTGGAACTCGTATCTCTTCTTCATTATAGATGGATACAGGTTCCTTTATATAGTCTTAACCCTTCAGGGGTATATTTGATATGAGCCTACAATTATGTTAGGGTTATGGTTTCCCAACATCTGCCACGTTTGAGCACGTACTACTGTTGGTGGATTTTGTTTTATAATGGCTGCTTATATAACGGCGAAAAATATAATATGGATGGTTTCACCAAGATAAcctgaatgaaaaaaaaaacatctccACATCTCTGTATTACGAAAGAGACGAAGAAAAAAGAAGTTTAAACTCAAAAGCTCATATCCCAAATAGTCACAAAAAAAAACTCATATcccaaataaataaaaaataaaaaaaaactcaaaagcTCTGTCCGATAGACATTACAAAtacaagaacaaaaaaaaaacttagctCGCGGGGCAAGACAGTCCCCGGACATTACAAATACAGGAACCAACGTAACATAACATAACGTATCTGTGGTCGTCATCATATATTTAATCTAATATTACAacataaatatataaataaatatccTGACTTTCTTAAAAATTAGAATCTGCAAAGTATGTTTATGAAAAAGAATGGTATTATTAGCAATTTGGCATCCTTGAGAAGAAGACTGTTGCTGTTGGTTGATCCACGACGTGAATGTCCGATCGCACGGTCGTTATTGGAGGCATGTTTCAGTGCAGGCCGCCGTCTACAAGATTTTGCACCAACCAAACATTCTCCCCCATATGATTGCTCTGGATTCTGTGTGCAAGTGCACGCACGTACGTTTCTGCCACGTTTGAGCACGTACTTATACCGTTGATGAATTTGTTTTATATAACGGATAACGGCCAAAAATATAGTTGGTTAGAGAGATAACTGAAAGGTGAAAAGGGGTAGAAAAACGAAAACATCACCACACGCATGAAGCATCGATCATATTGCTTGAACCAACCAACCATTTATATGTTTTCCTTGACAAAGGTTGGACATGTGCTTCTCCATATCACTCTGAGCTTGTCCAACATAGCCACAGGTTAGTGTAGATAGTGTGAGTATTTTTTACTCGCCACAGAGTGACGAAAGTTGACAAGTTCTTGCGTCAGAAAAGGTTCTTCTCGTGGCATTATCCGTGTCAAAAACAAAACACAGACTTGTAGGATTTGTTGCTAAGCGAGGTAGCGACGGGGACATGAGACATGCATGTGCCTGGGTATCATCAGTTAGCAAAGTAAACCTCTGGTTCTAACATGCTAGGCAACGGCGCAACGCAGAGGACAATGGCCTGACATATTTTATTACCCTCTGCAATTAAAACAATAAACTCACCACAGTCACTTCAGTAATCAAGTAGTAGTGCTACATTCCTACTGATCGCCAACAATCTGAAAAAGCGAAAACAACTAaacaggatttttttttttggcaatacTCGTTAAGCATTTTTCGTCTATTTTCTTATGAGTGTTTCGGTAGGACCCCTGCTTAGGTTGCAGTTGGACATCATTTGCTCATACAGCATCAGTCGCTGCTGCATGCAATTGCCAACTCCCAAGTGACATGCAAAAAGGCCTAAAGCTAGTAGCACTGTAGTGTAGTATACTAGCATGGTTGCAAGCATGTTAGCCCAGCAGTGCAAAAAGGCCTAAAGCCTAAGCAATAGTGACCAAATTTCAGATTTTTGTATGGGTGGCTCGGTCGGCCACTGCAGAAACAGCCCATGCGACCGTTCATCGCCAAAGCCGGTGCTTAGTAACTGGGCGCTATTTGAATAATCCTCTTTGGCCATGTAATGGGGGACATGAGTGAGTGCTAAAGGTGTTGATGAGCTGATCAGAGCACACCACACTGCACACCTGTGTGTTTTGGTTCAGTGTgcattctttccctttttgttatCTTTTGGTAATGAGGATTATCTTTTGAGGGCTAGGCTGTGTGTGCCTGTGgtctagctagctagggcctttTATTTGCAACTGGGAAAAGACGGTGGTGATTGCCCATCTGTGCCACTAACCAGCACTTGTTTAGAGAACCCATCTAACCGTCTGGAGTCGGTACTGCAGATTTTAGCCGATGTACTTCCTCAGAGAACGTATCCGGTGCTCCCACCCCATGCTACcatttgtggtggtggtggtggtggtgggggggggggggggggggggggggggggggggggggggggggggagccacCCAAATGTATCcgaaaaattccacaaaaatttgAATACATAGATGTTGCAAAATTCTGTGTTCATGAAAAAAGTTAAGGCATGACAAAAAAAATTATGCAAGGAGGTAAAGGTAAGAAAATGAAATCAACACTTGTTCACAGCTATtcaagtgttggtttcattttttTACTTCATTGTACATATTTTTGTTGCATCTCAAACTTTACATGAATACATAATTTTATTTTCATCATGTATCCATTCATATTTTTATTAGATTTTCTTTGACACATTTAGATGTTTTTTAAATGGGAGCACAGGAGCATGGGGTGGGAGCACACTGGATACGTTCTCGTACTTCCTCCAATCTCATCAATCACAAGTATAAATTTGTCCGAAGTcgaagtttttatttatatatacctataaaaataaagaatacGATGCTTTTAGAGGAAAATAAAGAGTTCTATACTCCATCCATCTACAATCATAAACAGTTGTTCTTTTCTCCGTCTGAATCTGCAGGATTTAACACTTTCATATTCATGGACATCGGTTGATTGCATCATTTGTGATTTAGGTGGTTGATTATTGAGGGCACACGTGTCTTCTCTATCACCCTgatttagtcaaagtttaaattgtttaacttttcaaaaaaaaaaacaagaattgcattcttttgcggAGGAGAGAGCAGTTAGCAATCAGCTCTTCTATCAAGACCGTACAACGGATCGTGCTAGCTGGTGCAGTGGTGCTTACATACCCTCGGATCATGTGTTCGTACGTGCACGGTGCCTGTCGCTGTCACTGTTACAGCGACACGAAATGCATTGCACTTGGTGATGAGTTGGATGCATGCATCGTTGCATCGTGTTTCCATCTTGCATCACCATATGACATGAACTGGTTATGATGAAGCACCAGCTCGTTTCGACGCGACGGCCGGCGCCACGAATGATAGATCCCTCTCGCATTCCCATGCACCCGCACGCGGCCGCCCACCATAGGAGTAAGTACTACGTGCATGCATTGCAGTCCATGTGTCCGTCCGTCGCATGTTCGTGTCGATTTCACAGTGGGATGACGAACCTCCTGTCTCCTGTGCTGTGAACATCAATCAGTTCCTCGATCGATCTGTGGCCCAGTGAGCGGCAGCACTCTGCAATGCACTGCCGGCGATTGATGATTCCTCGAGAGCCGGTCGCGCGTGCCGTAAGATGGGCAGGGACGTCTGCTGTGCAGCCAGGCGCCATGCCTCGGCTCAAGGGCGTCTGCACGCCTGCATCTTCGTTCTGATGCAGCGCCGTGGCGTTTGCCTAGGTAGGACAGGAGGACCAGTCGCTACTCGCCGGGGAGTGACGTGCGACGGTGCGAGCGGGCGAACCGAGCAAAATGCTTTGCCGTGGACCGTTGGCCGGTGCTGGCGCCCGTGCGGCTCCCCAGTCCCCACGCGTCCTGCTAGTGAAGCTAGCCTCTGGAGAAAGTTGTTGACAAGGCCGGGCCGGGGTGTGGGCGCCGTTGCAACTGCACTGGCGTCCGTGACGAGACGACGAATTGGGTTTGGTTCTAGAAAAAGAGTTTTTATTTTGGGCCGAGACTCGAGAGCCCGTAATGAGTCGGATCGCCTTGGGTCCGTGAGACGTGCTGCTGGGCTGGGTTCTCCTCTCCTATCCTCTGGGGCAGTGCAAGAGCAAGTGAGGGCGGAGGAGCAGGGTTTGAAGGATTTTTCGATGCAAAAAACAGTCAAGTTTCAACATTTATTTTAGGGTAAAGTACACTTTACAACCCTCAACTCGCGccgaagttcgattttcaaccttcaactacgaaaccggttaagaaacaccctccaactatcaaaaccggacaaatttggtcctcggctggtttcaaaagcggttttctattttccggaggcgccgaaattttatattatttttttgagcatcttaacgtcctcaaataaaaaaactcaaaactacaaaattgtagatctcattgagagctacaactttggtataaaaagtatttttatttaactctatataaataatatattagtgctctaatgcggcaagcgctagtaggcgattattatggtgctgaaattttatattattttttcgagcatcttactgtcctcaaatgaaaaaaaaaattaaaactataaagttgtagatatcatcgaggtctacaatttacatataaaaattatcttcatccgacatcgtattgaagggttttctatttttttgaaatttaagTCTCGTCACGCCACAATATGGTGACCGTCCTCATGTGGCGTTTGGATCAAAGAAACGAGCTGTACCGTTCCAAAAGAAAGTCTTCTTTTCACCTGGAAAACATTACACAGGAATGAAAACATCCACTACTATGTCTTGTTTTTCATTCCTTCACGAAGTCGAAGACACTCGTGCTCACATATTCCTTTGTTTAAGAAAAATATTTGTCAAAAGTTCTTGTTTAGTCTAAGTAATCATGTTTATCACTAACCCCTAAATTTCTATGCTACTCGTATTCCTTTATTTCAAACACCAAATCCTTTTAAATTCGTGTGTTTTCCGTTCCTCTGTTATGCGTATACATTCACCAGGCCCCTTAGTTCTCATGGTTCTCGTTCGGTCCCTTCAATTGTGC
This DNA window, taken from Miscanthus floridulus cultivar M001 chromosome 13, ASM1932011v1, whole genome shotgun sequence, encodes the following:
- the LOC136501019 gene encoding uncharacterized protein, whose product is MPRRGKARKQSYGWMTESPYVPKPLPSGVPIHMCFCGDPCKIDISEDVATYKQRYWMCSNFAWEPTQRQCRSTFITPPLLCDFEQCIDTEIKEDDKRLLQGLKEWDAERPEILEKRRGEEAAEKEHKEEEERRRVAAYREEGEKKLERVRRAKATMEENLDA